Proteins encoded by one window of uncultured Methanobrevibacter sp.:
- a CDS encoding Ig-like domain-containing protein, whose product MRKRILFILVLFIVIISVNAISATNINNTISDNVLNQESEDIQVVSEIEFDENQNSLSNVINHDIIYVGQNDAEDGGNGSYENPFSSLKFACDYVSGQDTVEINMLNGTYYVGSELKFDTNNLIINGINGNVIIKNELTTRSKQAIELLSPSSNCTINNIIFDGSNWTLTFNKNAFFTPFKGDANLVEYNNCTFIGGPKMKLYGASEFNLKMINCTIENFNNQFIFSSNFYNGDNPKSTDYRFVYFENCIFLDNKVNKIASAISINKSVNMDGMWFGENEIPGYLLELTAYTPQNTYDNPMDIPITKYAIFNVTEKYLGNNQYEIIGTLCWNGTNDTVGDAFAPRTVALTSTTGNISSNATLENGIFRAVYTSNSSDNKVTATLDYQPIELNFANVDFQVDAPCIYYGDDQNITVTLPQAMNATISITVNNKTYEVKTNNISTTYKIDDVILTEGKYDVNVTIEALVNEVHIHGINSTQLIVSKVSDYTFNPIAPSQEVRAGYWVEISIELPDDASGVITISVEDGNASSYLVNGSLDVSVLISKVGDNKIIINYTDDNKYASDYREVHITAYNETPMIEITIPTDVKVGDSVDIGITLPDDATGIVLATVGENKYWGELIDGETTIKVPNVSENVTVTVKYLGDGRYVDSTANATLEVTEKADANIKIEIPDDIKVGDTIVINVTADSDAVLEVLINGEAQKVIDGGVTYTIDAADTYDVVVRANETAEYKFDVEMETFDASKLDSTVTVIVTDAKVGETATVSVNVTVGATGIVLVGVGDEIYAVDLADGNTIEMALDEAGNYTVVATYLGNDRYYGSLSNLATLKITEKADANIKIEIPANAKVGDIIIINITADSDADLRVIINDVDQTINNGTVTYTVDKATLYTVVVIANETADYKEDVEVELFEATKADATVTITLPENITAGEDMVIGVATNSDAKVTVLIDGEQQEVVAGNVTITAIAGLHDIIAYVNATEAYNAAIAFESYNADKKVATLNIAGNNVIVGEKSTINVNITENATGFVIISVDDETFYMTEFTHTNTASIDVLFDKAGNHTVSATYLGDQIYDIAYSDEITIDVSEKEVVDANITSPVDFKIGEEANVTVSIPDATGNVSVIVDGIETVVPLDENGTAVVPVNVTGGEHSIVVVYSGDKDHAPVVKTATFYAEELDSEFTNLTVSDDLVVTGVLVNSLGNPIANATIAYVVGSKSGNLTTGTDGSFTIAGESNAVLSVDYAGNDYIVGSNFTIKFGDLESARLASEFNVTEGISIKTYAVDSKAGEVGQTTSFRLTDSNGNPIVNATVKFAYKTVILNRTTDENGIVFIGINTQIAQEALCALSYLGDEKHNATFVAFSFDIQKKPITISAAAKSYKASAKTKKYTVTLKTEKCNSRDGKVYLSAGKKVTLKLNGKTYTAKTDKNGKATFSLKITKKGKQTAKISFAGDKTYASASKSVKITIK is encoded by the coding sequence ATGAGAAAAAGAATATTATTTATATTGGTATTGTTTATTGTAATTATATCTGTAAATGCAATTTCTGCAACGAATATTAATAATACAATTTCTGATAATGTTTTAAATCAGGAATCTGAAGATATTCAAGTTGTATCAGAAATAGAGTTTGATGAGAATCAAAATTCGCTTTCTAATGTAATAAATCATGATATAATTTATGTGGGTCAAAATGATGCTGAAGATGGTGGAAATGGATCTTATGAAAATCCTTTTTCATCACTGAAATTTGCTTGTGATTATGTTTCTGGACAGGATACCGTTGAAATAAACATGTTAAATGGAACATATTATGTGGGGTCTGAATTAAAATTTGATACTAACAATTTAATTATTAATGGAATTAATGGTAATGTAATAATCAAAAATGAATTAACTACTAGATCCAAACAAGCAATAGAATTATTGTCACCTTCTTCAAACTGCACTATTAATAATATTATTTTTGATGGATCTAATTGGACTCTTACTTTTAATAAGAATGCATTTTTCACTCCATTTAAAGGAGATGCTAATTTAGTTGAGTATAATAATTGTACATTTATTGGCGGTCCTAAAATGAAATTATATGGTGCTAGTGAATTCAATTTGAAAATGATAAATTGTACTATTGAAAATTTTAATAATCAATTTATATTTTCCAGTAATTTTTATAATGGAGATAATCCAAAAAGTACGGATTATAGGTTTGTTTATTTTGAAAATTGTATTTTTTTAGATAATAAAGTAAATAAGATAGCTAGTGCTATATCGATTAATAAATCAGTAAATATGGATGGTATGTGGTTTGGCGAAAATGAAATTCCCGGTTATTTGTTAGAACTTACGGCTTATACCCCACAGAATACATATGATAATCCAATGGATATACCGATTACAAAATATGCAATATTTAATGTAACTGAAAAGTATTTAGGCAATAATCAATATGAAATCATTGGTACATTATGCTGGAATGGTACCAATGATACTGTTGGAGATGCATTTGCTCCGAGGACTGTTGCTTTAACATCAACTACTGGGAATATTTCATCTAATGCTACTTTAGAAAATGGTATTTTCAGAGCAGTTTATACAAGCAATTCTTCAGACAATAAAGTTACTGCAACATTGGATTATCAGCCTATTGAGTTAAACTTTGCAAATGTTGATTTCCAAGTTGATGCTCCATGTATTTATTATGGGGATGACCAAAACATTACTGTTACTTTACCTCAGGCAATGAATGCAACTATTAGCATCACAGTAAATAATAAAACATATGAAGTGAAAACCAATAATATTTCCACTACTTATAAAATTGATGATGTTATTTTGACTGAAGGCAAATATGATGTGAATGTAACTATTGAAGCATTAGTGAATGAGGTTCATATTCATGGAATTAATTCCACTCAATTAATTGTATCTAAGGTATCTGATTATACTTTTAATCCAATTGCACCTTCTCAAGAAGTTAGAGCAGGGTACTGGGTAGAAATTTCCATTGAATTGCCTGACGATGCTTCTGGTGTAATCACAATCTCTGTTGAAGATGGAAATGCAAGTTCATATCTGGTAAATGGTAGTTTGGATGTTAGTGTCCTCATATCTAAAGTGGGAGATAATAAAATCATCATTAACTACACTGATGACAATAAATATGCTTCAGATTATAGGGAAGTTCACATTACTGCTTACAATGAAACTCCAATGATAGAAATTACAATTCCAACTGATGTGAAAGTAGGAGATTCAGTAGATATTGGTATTACATTGCCTGATGATGCTACAGGAATTGTTCTTGCAACTGTTGGTGAAAACAAATACTGGGGAGAACTTATTGATGGAGAAACAACCATTAAAGTTCCAAATGTATCAGAAAATGTAACCGTGACAGTAAAATACTTGGGTGATGGTAGGTATGTGGATTCAACAGCTAATGCTACTTTAGAAGTCACCGAAAAAGCAGATGCCAACATTAAAATAGAAATCCCTGATGATATTAAAGTTGGTGACACTATTGTTATTAATGTCACTGCTGATAGCGATGCTGTTTTAGAAGTTTTAATCAATGGCGAAGCACAAAAAGTCATTGATGGAGGAGTAACTTACACTATAGATGCAGCTGACACATATGATGTTGTCGTAAGAGCTAATGAAACTGCAGAATATAAATTTGATGTGGAAATGGAAACTTTCGACGCTTCTAAATTAGATAGTACTGTAACTGTAATTGTAACTGATGCTAAAGTTGGTGAAACAGCAACTGTTAGCGTTAATGTTACTGTTGGTGCTACTGGTATTGTTCTTGTCGGTGTTGGTGATGAGATTTATGCTGTTGATTTAGCAGATGGAAACACTATTGAAATGGCTTTGGATGAAGCTGGAAATTACACTGTTGTTGCTACTTACTTGGGTAATGATAGATATTACGGATCTTTATCTAATTTAGCTACTTTGAAAATCACTGAAAAGGCTGATGCTAACATTAAAATAGAAATCCCTGCTAATGCAAAAGTTGGTGATATCATTATTATCAATATCACTGCTGATAGTGACGCAGATTTAAGAGTCATAATCAATGATGTAGACCAAACTATCAATAATGGTACAGTAACTTACACTGTCGATAAAGCAACTCTTTACACTGTTGTAGTAATAGCAAATGAAACCGCAGACTACAAAGAAGATGTGGAAGTTGAACTTTTCGAAGCCACAAAAGCAGACGCAACTGTTACAATCACTTTACCTGAAAATATCACTGCAGGCGAAGACATGGTAATTGGTGTTGCAACTAACAGTGATGCTAAAGTCACTGTCTTAATCGACGGTGAACAACAAGAAGTTGTTGCAGGCAATGTTACTATTACTGCTATTGCAGGCCTTCATGACATTATCGCATATGTAAATGCAACTGAAGCATATAATGCCGCAATCGCATTCGAATCATACAATGCAGATAAAAAAGTTGCCACCCTAAATATCGCAGGCAATAATGTTATTGTCGGTGAAAAATCAACCATTAATGTAAATATTACAGAAAATGCTACTGGATTTGTTATTATCTCTGTTGATGATGAAACATTCTACATGACCGAATTTACACATACAAACACTGCTAGCATTGATGTATTATTTGATAAAGCAGGCAATCATACTGTTTCCGCAACATATTTAGGTGACCAAATTTATGACATTGCTTACAGTGATGAAATCACTATTGATGTAAGTGAAAAAGAAGTTGTTGATGCTAACATTACCTCTCCTGTTGACTTCAAGATTGGTGAAGAGGCTAACGTGACCGTAAGCATTCCTGATGCAACCGGTAACGTATCTGTAATTGTTGATGGTATTGAAACTGTTGTGCCATTGGATGAAAATGGAACTGCTGTTGTGCCTGTCAATGTGACCGGTGGCGAACACAGTATTGTTGTAGTCTACTCAGGTGACAAAGATCACGCACCTGTTGTAAAAACCGCTACTTTCTATGCTGAGGAATTAGACAGTGAGTTCACTAATCTTACTGTTTCCGATGATTTGGTAGTTACTGGTGTATTGGTAAATTCATTAGGAAATCCTATTGCTAATGCTACAATTGCATATGTTGTAGGAAGCAAATCCGGCAACTTAACTACCGGAACCGATGGTTCATTCACTATTGCTGGTGAAAGTAATGCTGTACTGTCCGTCGATTATGCAGGAAACGATTATATTGTCGGATCTAATTTCACAATCAAATTCGGCGACCTCGAATCTGCAAGATTGGCTTCAGAGTTCAATGTTACTGAAGGAATTTCCATCAAAACCTATGCTGTTGATTCAAAAGCAGGTGAAGTTGGTCAGACCACCTCATTTAGATTAACAGACTCAAATGGAAACCCAATTGTAAATGCAACAGTCAAATTTGCATACAAGACAGTAATACTGAACAGGACAACTGACGAAAATGGTATTGTATTTATTGGAATCAACACACAAATCGCTCAAGAAGCATTATGTGCATTATCCTACCTGGGCGACGAAAAACACAATGCAACATTCGTAGCATTCAGCTTCGACATCCAGAAAAAACCAATAACAATATCAGCAGCAGCAAAATCCTACAAAGCCAGTGCAAAAACCAAGAAATACACAGTTACTTTAAAAACCGAAAAATGCAACTCAAGAGACGGCAAAGTCTACCTCAGTGCAGGCAAAAAAGTAACTCTGAAACTCAACGGCAAAACATACACTGCTAAAACCGACAAAAACGGTAAAGCAACATTCAGCCTTAAAATAACCAAAAAAGGCAAACAAACTGCCAAAATCAGTTTCGCCGGTGACAAGACATACGCATCTGCAAGCAAATCTGTAAAAATAACAATTAAATAG